A DNA window from Pyrus communis chromosome 3, drPyrComm1.1, whole genome shotgun sequence contains the following coding sequences:
- the LOC137728313 gene encoding uncharacterized protein translates to MRRHVFERLLHDVQQINPYFRQKRDRASRPDFSPHQKVTVALRMMAYGSPVDSMDETHGMSESTCLDTLEQFCDTIVQVYKDEYLCEPNQEDLIRLIRKVEDRGFPGMIGSLDCMH, encoded by the coding sequence ATGAGGCGTCATGTCTTCGAACGTTTACTTCATGATGTCCAGCAGatcaatccatactttcgacagAAGCGGGACAGAGCAAGCCGCCCTGATTTttcacctcatcagaaggttactgttgcactccgaatgatggcctatggctCCCCAGTTGATTCAATGGATGAAACCCACggtatgtctgagtctacatgccttgatactcttgaacaattctgtgacacaattgttcaagtttacaaagacgagtacctttgtgagccaaatcaagaagatctgaTTCGGCTCATTCGCAAAGTTGAAGACCGTGGGTTTCCaggcatgatagggtcattagactgcatgcattAG